One segment of Pasteurella skyensis DNA contains the following:
- a CDS encoding metal ABC transporter permease: protein MADLFQWLIEPFQYGFMQHALVTALFVSIVCAILSCYLVLKGCSLMGDAISHAVLPGIVLAAFFGFPIAIGAFASGIACTTAIGFIKENCRIKEDTAMGIVFAGMFALGLVMFSKIKTSQHLTHILFGNLLGISYSETIQTVIICSVVFAIVYIKRKDFLLYCFDPSHARVAGLSPRVLHYTLLSLLAFSIISAMQVVGIILVVAMLISPGIIGYTLSKRFEIMLTIAILVSMVTSVLGTIISFHIDGATGPCIVILQAIVFLVVLAMTKIKSSVSASALV from the coding sequence TGCGCTGTTTGTTTCTATTGTATGTGCTATTTTGTCTTGCTATCTCGTCCTAAAAGGCTGCTCTTTAATGGGAGATGCTATTTCTCACGCAGTATTACCAGGTATTGTATTGGCAGCGTTCTTTGGTTTCCCTATCGCAATTGGTGCTTTTGCTTCTGGTATTGCTTGTACTACAGCTATTGGGTTTATAAAAGAAAACTGCCGTATTAAAGAAGATACTGCAATGGGAATCGTCTTTGCTGGAATGTTTGCGCTCGGTTTAGTAATGTTTAGTAAAATAAAAACCTCTCAACATCTTACTCATATTTTATTTGGTAATTTATTGGGGATTAGTTATTCAGAAACCATACAAACCGTTATTATTTGTAGTGTGGTTTTTGCAATTGTCTATATCAAAAGAAAGGATTTTTTACTTTACTGTTTCGATCCCAGCCATGCTCGTGTAGCAGGACTCTCTCCAAGAGTTTTACACTACACGTTACTGAGTCTATTAGCATTCAGTATTATTTCAGCAATGCAGGTAGTTGGTATTATTTTAGTGGTCGCAATGTTAATTTCACCGGGTATTATTGGTTACACGCTTTCTAAGCGTTTTGAAATAATGCTAACTATTGCTATTTTGGTTTCTATGGTAACCAGTGTTCTAGGTACCATTATCAGCTTCCATATTGATGGTGCAACAGGACCTTGTATCGTGATTTTACAAGCAATCGTCTTTTTAGTCGTGTTAGCAATGACCAAAATTAAATCATCAGTATCAGCTTCGGCGTTAGTCTAA
- the dnaE gene encoding DNA polymerase III subunit alpha, translating to MSTPRFVHLRVHSDFSMIDGLAKVKSLVKECVNNNMAALALTDFSNFCGLVKFYSEAQGSGVKPIIGADVLVRATPDSNEFDELTLLAKDNVGYQNITLLISKAYQQGYVEFPVIEQAWLAELNDGIILLSGGRNGDIGKALLKGNEADADKKIAFYQHYFPNHYYLSVCRTGRADEEYYIQQVVQFSQKHQLPLVAVNDVCFLKEEDFDAHEIRVAIHDSFTLDDPKRPQKYSSKQYFRSEQEMCDLFVDLPQAIENTIYIAQRCNVTICLGEYFLPNFPTGDLTPEDFLVKKSQEGLEERLAFLFPDPQERQNKRSEYDERLQIELDVINQMGFPGYFLIVMEFIQWSKDNGVPVGPGRGSGAGSLVAYALKITDLDPLKFDLLFERFLNPERVSMPDFDVDFCMEGRDRVIEHVSQMYGSKAVSQIITFGTMAAKAVIRDVGRVLGHPYSFVDRISKLIPPDPGMTLAKAFEVEPKLPELYEADEEVKSLIDMARKLEGVIRNAGKHAGGVVIAPNAITDFSPLYCDSEGLHPVTHFDKNDVEYAGLVKFDFLGLRTLTIIKWALEMINARLAKEGKEPVCIESIPLDDKVSFDLLLKSKTTAVFQLESRGMKDLISRLKPDCFEDIIALVALFRPGPLGSGMVENFIDRKHGREEVSYPDVKYQHDSLKTILEPTYGVILYQEQVMQIAQVLAGYTLGGADLLRRAMGKKKPEEMAKQRSVFKEGAINNGIDGDLAMKIFDLVEKFAGYGFNKSHSAAYALVSYQTLWLKAHYPAEFMAAVMSSELDNTEKLVGFYDECINMGLTVIPPDVNSGQHHFSVNEKGEIVYGLGAIKGVGEGPVDALLEARKKGIFKDLFDLTARIDSKKINRRTFEALIMSGAFDNLGPHRAAIMKNLEDALKAADQHSKMEALGQADMFGVLTETPEEVQKAYAHTPKWTEKVILEGEKKTLGLYISGHPVGRFLKELSHYTSIKLGELQPTAKGQTVTVAGLVMDSRVAVTRKGSRIGIASIEDRSGKLDITLFSDSLEKYGDLLEQDKIIVATGSVQFDNFNGGYRMLVREMISLDEARSRYAKNLALVIDQEQITPQFIQKLSDIITPNKEGTLPLHFYYQSPQARALIKSGVEWRITPKNEMIESLKLFLGETAVEFEFE from the coding sequence ATGTCTACCCCTCGTTTTGTACATTTACGTGTTCACAGTGATTTTTCAATGATTGATGGTTTAGCGAAAGTAAAATCATTGGTGAAAGAGTGTGTAAATAATAATATGGCTGCATTGGCACTGACCGATTTTTCTAATTTTTGTGGTTTAGTTAAATTTTATAGTGAAGCACAAGGTTCTGGTGTTAAACCTATTATTGGTGCAGATGTATTAGTGCGAGCAACGCCTGATAGTAACGAGTTTGATGAATTAACTTTATTGGCTAAGGACAATGTAGGCTATCAAAATATTACATTGCTTATTTCTAAAGCCTATCAACAAGGTTATGTTGAATTTCCTGTTATTGAACAAGCGTGGTTAGCAGAGCTTAATGACGGTATTATTTTGCTTTCAGGTGGGCGAAATGGGGATATAGGTAAAGCCTTACTTAAAGGAAATGAAGCAGATGCAGATAAAAAAATAGCATTTTATCAGCACTATTTTCCAAATCACTATTATTTATCTGTATGCCGAACTGGTCGAGCAGATGAGGAATATTATATTCAGCAGGTAGTGCAATTTTCACAAAAACATCAACTTCCATTGGTTGCAGTGAATGATGTTTGTTTTTTGAAAGAAGAAGATTTTGACGCTCACGAAATTCGTGTTGCTATTCACGATTCTTTTACTTTAGATGATCCTAAACGTCCTCAGAAATATTCTTCTAAACAATATTTTCGTAGTGAACAAGAGATGTGTGATCTTTTTGTTGATCTACCTCAAGCCATTGAAAATACCATTTATATTGCTCAGCGTTGTAATGTCACAATATGTTTGGGCGAGTATTTTTTACCGAATTTTCCAACGGGAGATCTAACGCCAGAAGATTTTTTAGTAAAAAAATCTCAAGAAGGACTGGAAGAACGTTTAGCATTTTTGTTTCCTGATCCACAAGAGCGTCAAAACAAGCGGTCAGAGTATGACGAACGTTTGCAAATTGAGCTTGATGTAATTAACCAAATGGGGTTTCCTGGTTACTTCTTGATTGTAATGGAGTTTATTCAGTGGTCAAAAGATAACGGTGTACCAGTTGGACCTGGTAGAGGATCTGGCGCAGGATCATTGGTTGCTTATGCGTTAAAAATTACGGATTTAGATCCCCTTAAATTTGATCTTCTTTTTGAGCGTTTTTTAAATCCTGAACGTGTGTCTATGCCCGATTTTGATGTTGACTTCTGTATGGAAGGACGGGATCGTGTGATCGAACACGTATCACAAATGTATGGAAGCAAAGCTGTATCTCAAATTATTACTTTTGGAACGATGGCAGCGAAGGCGGTTATTCGAGATGTGGGACGAGTATTAGGACACCCTTATAGTTTTGTGGATCGTATTTCTAAGCTCATTCCACCAGATCCTGGTATGACCTTAGCAAAAGCCTTTGAGGTAGAACCTAAATTACCTGAACTTTATGAAGCTGACGAAGAAGTGAAATCTTTAATTGATATGGCTCGTAAACTTGAGGGGGTGATCCGAAATGCAGGTAAACACGCAGGGGGAGTAGTGATCGCTCCAAATGCCATTACTGACTTTTCTCCTTTATATTGCGATAGTGAGGGGCTACATCCTGTTACTCATTTTGATAAAAATGATGTTGAATATGCGGGTTTGGTTAAATTTGACTTTTTAGGGTTACGTACGCTAACCATTATCAAATGGGCATTAGAGATGATTAATGCGCGTTTAGCGAAAGAAGGGAAAGAACCAGTTTGTATTGAAAGCATCCCACTTGATGATAAAGTGTCTTTTGATTTGTTGTTGAAATCAAAGACCACCGCAGTATTTCAGCTTGAATCTCGTGGTATGAAAGATCTTATTTCACGATTAAAACCAGACTGTTTTGAAGATATTATCGCACTAGTAGCCCTATTCCGTCCAGGTCCACTTGGATCTGGTATGGTAGAGAATTTTATTGATCGTAAACACGGTCGAGAAGAGGTTTCTTACCCAGATGTAAAATACCAACACGATAGTTTGAAAACGATCTTAGAACCTACTTATGGTGTTATTCTTTATCAAGAGCAAGTAATGCAGATTGCACAGGTACTGGCGGGTTATACTTTGGGTGGCGCAGATTTATTACGCCGAGCAATGGGTAAGAAAAAGCCAGAAGAAATGGCAAAGCAACGTTCGGTTTTCAAAGAGGGTGCAATCAACAACGGTATTGATGGTGACCTTGCAATGAAAATTTTTGATTTGGTAGAAAAATTTGCAGGTTATGGGTTTAATAAATCACACTCGGCTGCTTATGCATTGGTTTCCTATCAAACGCTTTGGTTAAAAGCACACTATCCAGCAGAATTTATGGCTGCTGTGATGAGTTCGGAATTAGATAATACGGAAAAGTTAGTCGGTTTTTATGATGAATGTATCAATATGGGCTTAACCGTGATTCCACCAGATGTAAATTCAGGACAACACCATTTTAGTGTGAATGAAAAAGGTGAAATAGTTTATGGTTTAGGTGCAATTAAAGGGGTTGGAGAAGGTCCTGTTGATGCTTTACTTGAAGCTCGTAAAAAAGGTATTTTTAAAGATTTATTCGATTTAACTGCTCGTATTGATTCAAAGAAAATCAATCGTCGTACGTTTGAAGCTTTAATTATGTCAGGTGCTTTTGATAATTTAGGCCCACATCGTGCTGCTATAATGAAAAATTTAGAGGATGCCCTGAAAGCGGCTGACCAACACAGTAAAATGGAGGCATTGGGTCAGGCAGATATGTTTGGTGTTCTTACTGAAACACCAGAAGAAGTACAAAAAGCTTATGCACACACGCCAAAATGGACTGAGAAAGTGATTTTAGAAGGGGAGAAGAAAACTCTTGGTTTATATATTAGTGGACACCCAGTAGGACGTTTTTTAAAAGAGCTTTCACATTATACTTCAATAAAATTAGGCGAGTTACAACCTACAGCTAAAGGTCAAACAGTTACAGTGGCAGGGTTAGTAATGGATTCTCGTGTGGCAGTAACGAGAAAAGGTAGCCGTATTGGGATTGCATCGATAGAAGATCGCTCAGGTAAATTAGATATTACACTTTTTTCTGACTCTTTAGAGAAATATGGAGATTTATTAGAGCAAGATAAAATTATTGTCGCAACAGGATCAGTACAGTTTGATAATTTTAATGGTGGCTATCGTATGCTCGTTCGTGAAATGATCTCTCTTGATGAAGCTCGTAGCCGTTACGCAAAAAATCTTGCATTAGTGATCGATCAAGAGCAAATTACTCCTCAATTTATCCAAAAACTCAGTGACATTATTACGCCAAATAAAGAAGGGACGTTACCATTACATTTTTATTATCAAAGTCCTCAAGCAAGAGCCTTGATAAAGAGTGGTGTAGAGTGGCGTATAACGCCAAAAAATGAAATGATTGAATCACTCAAACTCTTCTTAGGTGAAACCGCTGTTGAATTTGAGTTTGAGTGA
- the lptG gene encoding LPS export ABC transporter permease LptG produces MNVLERYIGKTILSAIMLTLFVLVGLGAIIKFVEEFRQVGRGTYDGLHAAYYTFLMIPRDIETFFPIAALLGSLVGLGGLASRSELVVMQASGFSRFKIGVAVMKTALPLVLITMVMGEWGVPQTEQFARNMRSIAQTGGSMLATTNGFWAKDGNKFVYIQRIKTDKDLSNILIYEFQERELKSVLKSPKAVYVDNHWHLQNIEKAEITPTGVIREKKATQEWKTSITPSKLGVVSLKAESLSLSELQDYVAFLKQTGQDSKRFEITFWRKLFAPLSTAVMMLLAMSFIFGPLRSSTTGAKIVFGIIAGFAFYVANIVFGNLSLVALWLPISVGALIPSMLCLSVVWWLLVKKRE; encoded by the coding sequence ATGAATGTATTAGAGCGTTATATAGGCAAAACCATTCTTTCTGCCATTATGTTAACCTTATTTGTTCTCGTGGGATTAGGCGCAATTATTAAGTTTGTAGAGGAGTTTCGTCAGGTTGGTAGAGGTACTTATGATGGATTACACGCCGCCTATTATACTTTTTTGATGATTCCTCGAGATATTGAAACCTTTTTTCCTATCGCAGCTTTATTAGGCTCTCTTGTAGGGTTGGGAGGGCTGGCAAGCCGTAGCGAGTTAGTGGTAATGCAGGCCTCAGGTTTTTCTCGTTTTAAGATTGGTGTCGCAGTAATGAAGACAGCATTACCTTTGGTGCTGATTACAATGGTAATGGGGGAATGGGGCGTGCCTCAAACAGAGCAGTTTGCTCGGAATATGCGATCGATTGCTCAAACGGGTGGTTCAATGCTTGCTACAACCAATGGTTTTTGGGCAAAAGATGGCAATAAGTTTGTTTATATTCAACGCATTAAAACAGATAAAGATTTGAGTAATATTTTAATTTATGAGTTTCAGGAAAGAGAATTAAAGTCAGTTTTGAAGTCACCAAAAGCGGTGTATGTGGATAATCACTGGCATTTACAAAATATTGAAAAAGCAGAAATTACACCAACAGGGGTAATAAGAGAGAAAAAGGCAACTCAAGAGTGGAAGACCAGTATTACGCCAAGTAAATTAGGTGTTGTGTCATTAAAAGCAGAGTCTCTTTCACTTTCAGAATTACAAGATTATGTCGCTTTTTTAAAGCAAACAGGACAAGATTCTAAACGTTTTGAAATTACGTTTTGGCGAAAACTTTTTGCACCACTTTCTACGGCTGTAATGATGTTACTTGCAATGTCATTTATTTTTGGACCTCTGAGAAGTAGTACAACAGGGGCTAAGATTGTTTTTGGTATCATTGCAGGATTTGCATTTTATGTTGCGAATATTGTTTTTGGTAACTTAAGTTTAGTGGCTCTGTGGCTACCTATTTCAGTCGGCGCATTGATACCAAGTATGCTGTGCTTATCAGTTGTATGGTGGCTATTGGTCAAAAAAAGAGAGTAG
- the lptF gene encoding LPS export ABC transporter permease LptF has protein sequence MIFSRYLTKEIFKSQIAILFILLLIFFCQQLVRVLSSAVSGKIPTDLVVHLLGLGMPTMAQLMLPLSLFVALLLTLGRFYAESEITVMRACGVGQGVLVKVALFLSVFTTALATYNAFWVNPWAMSKQSELLAEAETNPRFSALSAGQFMSTGGYVLYIDNITGNSINDIFVFQPTQKKKNRPSVVTAESGQLTGLPNGDQVLMLNNSTRFEGTPQTVDFKVSHFEKYSAYLGYKNVDSTDNQLEKAGFSELLKDKSTYAQAELQWRLALILAVPLMALLAVPMSSVNPRQGRFAKLLPALLLYLIYFLLQSALKSAGASGRVNATLLMPLVSVGFFVLATILSSWDTRWFVALRHRLSIKR, from the coding sequence GTGATTTTTAGTCGATATTTAACCAAAGAGATTTTTAAAAGCCAAATTGCGATTCTCTTTATTTTGCTGTTGATCTTTTTTTGTCAGCAATTGGTTAGAGTGTTAAGTTCTGCGGTGAGTGGAAAAATTCCTACCGATTTAGTGGTTCATTTACTGGGTTTGGGTATGCCAACAATGGCACAACTGATGTTGCCTCTTTCTCTTTTTGTGGCGTTATTACTGACATTAGGGCGTTTTTATGCCGAAAGTGAAATTACAGTGATGAGAGCCTGCGGAGTTGGGCAAGGTGTGTTAGTTAAAGTGGCGCTGTTTCTCTCTGTTTTTACTACAGCATTGGCGACTTATAATGCCTTTTGGGTTAACCCTTGGGCGATGAGTAAACAAAGTGAATTATTGGCAGAAGCAGAAACCAATCCTCGTTTTTCAGCCCTTTCTGCAGGGCAGTTTATGTCAACTGGGGGCTATGTACTTTATATTGATAATATTACAGGTAATAGTATTAATGATATCTTTGTTTTTCAACCTACTCAGAAAAAGAAAAATCGTCCGTCTGTGGTTACTGCTGAATCAGGGCAGTTAACAGGTCTTCCAAATGGCGATCAGGTATTGATGTTAAATAACAGTACTCGTTTTGAAGGTACTCCTCAAACAGTTGATTTTAAGGTTTCACATTTTGAAAAATATTCTGCATATTTAGGATATAAAAATGTGGATTCAACGGATAATCAGCTAGAGAAAGCTGGTTTTAGTGAGCTATTAAAAGATAAATCTACTTATGCTCAAGCAGAGTTACAATGGCGTTTAGCATTGATTCTTGCGGTGCCTTTAATGGCGTTATTAGCTGTTCCGATGAGCAGTGTTAATCCTCGTCAGGGACGTTTTGCAAAATTGTTACCTGCTTTGTTGTTATATTTGATTTATTTTTTATTACAGAGTGCTTTGAAATCAGCAGGTGCGTCTGGAAGGGTGAATGCTACGTTATTGATGCCATTGGTTTCTGTGGGATTTTTTGTGTTGGCTACAATATTGAGTAGTTGGGATACTCGGTGGTTTGTTGCATTGCGTCATCGTTTAAGTATTAAGAGGTAG
- a CDS encoding leucyl aminopeptidase, which produces MKFESKCLNFEHNADCIVVGVYENGILSTNAEKLDNTAQHYLSELLKKGDFKGKIGESFLLHLIPNITSRVLLVGYGKQDPLNEKQYKQIISTIINTLKKTTVQTISLFLNDIKIQDRNEYWAVRFAVETILDTLYTYDEFKTKKTDPYCLNHFYFNTDNTTEADRAIFHAQAVTLGVKFAKNVANCPPNICNPAYLAELAKQLDTEYSTISTTVIDEKQMADLKMNSYLAVSRGSENPAYMSIIEYKNASNPDTKPIVLVGKGLTFDSGGISIKPSAAMDEMKYDMGGAASVYGTMKALAELQLPLNVIGVLAGCENMPDGNAYRPGDILTTMSGKTVEVLNTDAEGRLVLCDALTYVERFDPECVIDIATLTGACVVALGQVNTGLLSPDNSFADELLTASKQAHDKTWRLPMDEEYQEDLKSNFADLANVGSRFGGAITAGVFLSNFTEKYKWAHLDIAGTAWKTGASKGATGRPVPLLTQFLINKSS; this is translated from the coding sequence ATGAAATTTGAATCAAAATGTTTAAACTTTGAACATAATGCAGATTGTATTGTTGTCGGTGTATATGAAAATGGCATACTTTCTACTAATGCTGAAAAACTCGATAATACAGCACAACATTACTTATCAGAATTACTGAAAAAAGGCGATTTTAAAGGAAAAATCGGTGAAAGTTTCTTATTACACCTTATTCCAAATATCACCTCTCGTGTACTATTAGTGGGCTATGGTAAACAAGATCCTCTGAATGAAAAGCAATATAAACAGATCATTAGCACCATAATTAACACTCTAAAAAAGACGACTGTTCAAACCATCAGCTTATTTTTAAATGATATCAAGATTCAAGATCGTAATGAATATTGGGCTGTCCGCTTCGCTGTTGAAACGATACTCGATACTCTTTACACTTATGATGAATTTAAAACTAAAAAAACCGATCCTTACTGCTTAAACCACTTTTATTTTAATACTGATAACACAACAGAAGCCGATCGTGCTATTTTTCACGCTCAAGCGGTAACATTAGGTGTAAAATTTGCAAAAAATGTGGCGAATTGTCCTCCAAATATTTGTAATCCTGCCTATCTTGCTGAATTGGCAAAACAACTTGATACGGAATACTCAACAATCAGCACCACTGTGATTGATGAAAAACAGATGGCTGATCTTAAAATGAACAGTTATTTAGCGGTATCTCGTGGCTCTGAAAATCCTGCTTATATGTCAATTATTGAATATAAAAACGCCTCAAATCCAGATACTAAACCTATCGTTTTAGTGGGTAAAGGCTTAACTTTTGACTCAGGTGGTATCTCAATTAAACCTTCTGCTGCAATGGATGAAATGAAATATGATATGGGCGGTGCCGCTTCTGTTTACGGTACAATGAAAGCCCTTGCTGAATTACAACTTCCACTTAATGTGATTGGTGTTTTAGCTGGCTGTGAAAATATGCCTGATGGCAATGCTTATCGACCAGGGGATATTTTAACCACAATGTCTGGTAAAACCGTAGAAGTATTAAATACCGATGCAGAAGGACGTTTAGTACTTTGCGATGCATTAACTTATGTAGAGCGTTTTGATCCTGAATGTGTGATTGATATTGCAACCTTAACAGGAGCTTGTGTGGTGGCTTTAGGTCAAGTAAATACTGGTTTACTCTCTCCTGATAATAGCTTTGCTGATGAATTATTAACAGCATCCAAACAAGCGCACGACAAAACGTGGCGTTTACCAATGGATGAAGAATATCAGGAAGATTTAAAATCAAACTTTGCCGATTTAGCTAACGTTGGTAGTCGTTTTGGAGGCGCTATTACTGCAGGAGTATTCCTCTCCAACTTTACTGAAAAATATAAATGGGCGCATTTAGATATTGCAGGAACTGCTTGGAAAACGGGGGCTTCTAAAGGAGCAACAGGACGTCCAGTACCATTATTAACTCAATTCTTAATCAATAAATCTAGCTAG
- a CDS encoding pyridoxal phosphate-dependent decarboxylase family protein, which yields MKEESYLKSKYSIDIELMDEMMDVARFAVRRTTSPVRNIGESKSEEDLKALVGETITKDGIGSENALSLFKKHLIPATIPTDHPLFLSFIPSSPSPSASLFDLVTSSSCINGCKWLLGGGGIFCENEAMRWIVSLANLPKTAFGVFTSGGTAANLSALVTARENFRRKNPQYAKSRLLLITASSSHSSNKSMARVIDCDIVMANLNEEDKLTAQTIQETFDALSDEDKARVFCVIASAGTTNAGVIDDLESVGRWCTTHNIWMHVDAAYGGGAMASPRMRPLFNGVEMANSLTIDPHKWMFTPYDCGAIVYRDMEQAKFAHTQQAPYLDIFEELQKGFNPSDYQIQLSRRVRGLPFWFALATNGTESYGKKVDYAIDLAIYAEEKIKELPYVELVRPRSLSVVMLRRIGWKDKDYIEWSINLHQQGKGFVMPTHWHDETITRFCFLNEHTQKEHIDKILDSMK from the coding sequence ATGAAAGAAGAAAGCTATTTAAAATCCAAATATAGTATTGATATCGAATTAATGGATGAAATGATGGATGTTGCTCGTTTTGCTGTACGCCGTACAACATCTCCTGTTCGTAATATTGGGGAATCAAAATCAGAAGAAGATCTTAAAGCGTTGGTTGGCGAAACAATAACAAAGGACGGTATTGGTAGTGAAAATGCGTTATCCCTTTTTAAAAAACACTTAATCCCAGCAACCATTCCAACAGATCATCCCCTATTCTTATCCTTTATTCCCTCATCTCCCTCTCCATCAGCCTCTCTTTTTGATCTAGTCACCTCATCATCTTGTATTAATGGATGTAAGTGGTTATTAGGAGGCGGTGGCATTTTCTGTGAAAATGAAGCAATGAGATGGATTGTGAGTTTAGCTAATTTGCCTAAAACTGCTTTTGGCGTGTTTACAAGTGGTGGAACCGCTGCCAATTTATCTGCCCTTGTCACTGCTCGTGAGAATTTCCGTCGAAAAAATCCACAATATGCTAAAAGTAGATTATTACTTATCACAGCAAGCAGTTCACATTCTTCAAATAAATCTATGGCAAGAGTGATTGATTGCGATATTGTTATGGCAAATCTTAATGAAGAAGATAAATTAACGGCTCAAACGATTCAAGAAACATTCGATGCTTTATCTGATGAAGATAAAGCAAGAGTTTTTTGTGTTATTGCGAGTGCAGGAACGACAAATGCAGGTGTAATTGACGATCTAGAATCTGTCGGACGATGGTGTACAACTCACAATATATGGATGCACGTAGATGCTGCTTATGGAGGTGGCGCTATGGCCTCTCCTCGTATGCGACCTTTATTTAACGGGGTAGAAATGGCGAACAGTTTAACCATCGATCCACACAAATGGATGTTTACACCCTATGATTGTGGCGCAATTGTTTATAGAGATATGGAACAAGCAAAATTTGCACATACTCAACAAGCGCCTTATCTTGATATTTTTGAAGAATTACAAAAAGGATTTAATCCTTCTGATTATCAAATTCAATTATCACGTCGTGTTCGTGGTTTACCATTTTGGTTTGCTTTAGCCACCAATGGAACGGAAAGTTATGGTAAAAAAGTTGATTATGCGATTGATCTTGCCATATATGCCGAAGAAAAAATAAAAGAACTTCCTTACGTTGAACTGGTTCGTCCTAGAAGTTTATCTGTGGTTATGCTCCGTAGAATAGGTTGGAAAGATAAAGATTATATAGAATGGTCTATCAATTTACATCAACAAGGCAAAGGATTTGTAATGCCAACACATTGGCACGATGAAACAATTACAAGATTTTGCTTCTTAAATGAACATACTCAAAAAGAACATATTGATAAAATTTTGGATTCTATGAAGTAA